The nucleotide window TCGATCCCGCCGGAGACGACGCGCCCCTCCTCGTTGACGGAGAAGCCGCGCTCCAAGAACAGTCGGATGACGGCCTGCTGGCTCGGTGACCCCTCGAACTTCTCGAGGATCTCGTCGAACATTCGTCTCCCGATGCTCGCCGTGCGCTGTTAAATTGGCGGGTGTATCGCGGGCGTCCGCCGATTCCGCCGGCGCACACTGTGCCGTCCGACCGGCGCGAACGACCCTCGGTTCCGCGGCGCGAACCACTTCCGCCCCGCCACCCGACCCCTTTTGGCCGGTGACGCCGAACCCCACCCCGTGTCAGAGTCGCCGCACCTGCGGTTCTTCCCCTACGAGGAGCCGTACCCGAACCAGCGCGAGGCGATGGACAGGGTCGCCAACGCGTTAGACCGGGGGCAGGACGTGCTGTTCGAGGGCGCGCCGGGCACGGGGAAGACCCTCTCCGCGCTCGTGCCCGCCCTCGAACACGCCCGCGAGCACGACCGCACGGTCGTCATCACGACTAACGTCCACCAGCAGATGCGGCAGTTCGTCGAGGACGCCCGCGCGATCACCGACGAGGAGCCGATCCGCGCGGTCGTCTTCAAGGGGAAGTCGTCGATGTGCCACATCGACGTCGACTACCAAGAGTGCCAGACCCTCCGAGATACTACCCGCGAGATGGTGGAGACGGAAAACGAGGTCCGCGAGCTGGAGTCGCGCCAGCGCGAGCTGCTGGCCGAGAGCCGCGAGGGCGACGCGAGCGCCGCCGAGGCCCGCGAGGCGATCATGGAAGAGTTAGACGAGCTGGAGAGCGAAATCGACGAGTACGACGCCGCGAACGTCTGCGAGCACTACCGAAACAACCTCACCCGCGACACCGACGAGTTCTTCGGGTGGCTCTTCGAGGACGTTCGGACCCCCGATGACGTGTACGCGTACGCCGACGAGCGCGAGCTGTGCGGCTACGAGCTGCTGAAGGAGGGGATGGAGGGCGTCGACCTCGTCGTCTGTAACTACCACCACCTGCTCGATCCGAACATCCGCGAGCAGTTCTTCCGCTGGATCGACCGCGATCCCTCGGAGATCATCACCGTGTTCGACGAGGCGCACAACATCGAGGACGCCGCCCGCGATCACGCCACCCGGACGCTCACCGAGAACACCCTCGACGCCGCGCTCGACGAGGTGGCCGACAGCGACGACTCCCGCGCGGAGCCGGCCGAGAACGTCCTCCGTGCCTTCCGCGACGCCCTCGTCGAGACGTACGAGGACGGGCTCGGCTTCGGCGGGGTCGACGAGAACTGGGAGGACGTGTCGATCGCCAACGACGACCGCCGCGACGACCTCACGCTCGCGTTCCTCCGCAACTACGAGGGGAACGGGATCGACACGGAGACGGAACTCGCCGTACAGCTCGGGCAGGCGATAGACGAGGAGTACGATCGCCGCTACCGCGACGGGGAGGCGACGACCCGGTCGGAGTCGCAGACGCTCGCGGCCGCCCGGTTCGTCTCGACGTGGATGGAGGACGGCACCGAGTTCGGACAGTACCCGGTGGTCTCGGTCCGCCGCGACGCCGCCACCGACGAGGTGTACGGCCGGGCCGAGCTGTACACCTGTATCCCGCGGAACGTCACCAGCGAGCTGTTCGACGAGGTGGCGGCCTCGGTCCTGATGAGCGCGACGCTACGTCCGTTCGACGTGACCAAGGACGTGCTGGGGTTAGAGGACGTCGCGTCGATGGCATACGGGATGGGCTACCCCGAGGCGAACCGCCGGACGTTCGCCGCCGACGTGCCGCCGCTTTTCGCCTCCGACCGCAACGACCCGGAGACGCAGGCGGCGGTGGCGTCGCTGCTCCGCGACGCGATCCGATTCACGCCCGGCAACACCCTCGCCTTCTTTCCGTCGTACGCGGAGGCGGAGCGCTACCACGAGCGGCTCGCCGGCGCGGCCGGCGGGAGCGGCGTCGACGTGCGGGACGACGCGCGGGAGCCCGCGGAGTGCGGCCCGATCTATCTCGACGGTCCCGGGGAGGACGAAGAGCGGCTCCGCAGCGAGTTCGTCGCGGACGACGGGGCCGCGCTGTTCACGTCGCTGTGGGGGACGCTCGGCGAGGGGGTGAGCTTCGACGGCGACGACGCCCGCACGGTCGTCGTGGTCGGCGTCCCGTACCCGCACCTCTCGGACCGCACCGAAGCGGTTCAAGACGCCTACAACCGGGCGTTCTCCGACCGCGACCGCGCCCGCGATCCGGGGTGGCTGTACGCGGTCGAGATCCCGACGATACGCAAGACCCGACAGGCGCTCGGGCGGGTGATCCGCGGTCCGGAGGACTTCGGCGTCCGCATCCTCGCGGACCGTCGCTACACGACCGCCGACATGGGGAAGTACTCGGTCCGCTCCGCGTTCCCGCCGGAGGAACGCGAGGAGCTCCTCGATATCGACCCCGAGAAGCTAAAGTTCGCGATGCTCAACTTCTATCAGGACCACGACGCCTACGACGGGCCGCCGCCGTCGCCCTAAGACGGGCCACCGCCGTCCCGTGAGCCGCCCGGCGAGCGCTTCTCTCGGCGGCCCTATCCCGGCATGGACGCGAGCAGGACGGAGATCAGGATCAGGACGCCGGCGAGCAGCGTCGTGACCACGGCGTGGATGAGCGTCATCGCGGCCACGACCCGCCGCGGCTCCTCGTAGCTCCACCAGAACATCGTCCCGTCGACGAGGAGCGCGCCGAGGACGATGAGCGCGGCCGGAGCGTCGAACGCGTTTCCAACGACGCTGATCACCGCCGGAAGCGGGCCGACGTAGAGGGCGCGGCGCGGGTCGACGTCGCCGAGGACGTTCCGGGCCGCGACGTGCGCCGTCACCGAGAGGAACAGCGCCAACAGGACGGTCGTCCCGAGCACGGAGACCGGCGTCACCGTCTGTAAGAGCATGGGCGACCTACGGGACGAGGGGTAAAAGTGCCCGCGGAACGCGTCCGCGGTGCCGTCGTTTTGATCGCGCGGTGTCGACGCTTTAGTCTAACAGCCCCAGTCCGTTCAGCTCCTCGACGATCACGTCGACGGCGGCCTCGGCGTCGGCGGGACTGGTGCCGCCCGTGACGACCACCTTGCCGCTGCCGAACAGGAGGGCAACGACCTCCGGCTCGTCGAGCCGATAGACGAGGCCGGGGAACTGCTCCGGCTCGTACTCGATGTGTTCCAAGCCGAGACCGATCGCGATCGCGTTCAGGTTCAGGCTCTTCCCGAGGTCGGCCGACGTGACGATGTTCTGGACGGTTATCTCCGGGTCCTCGATCGGGATATTGAGGGCGCGGAGCGCATCGAAGACGATGTCGAGGCTCCCGTGGACCGCCTCGATCGAGTTCGCGCCGGTACAGACGATCTTCCCCGACCGGAAGATCAGGGCGGCCGACTTCGGGTCCGTGGTACGGTAGACGAGGCCGGGGAACTGCTCGGGGTCGTAGTCCGCGCCTTCGAGGTCCATCGCGACGCTCTGGAGATCGAGCTCCTGTCCGATTCCTGTGGAGGCAACGACGTTCTCTACGGTGATCGTCTCCTTCGGATCGGCCGTCATTACCTACGTTCTCGCCCGAACGCCGTAAAAAGGTGGCTGGTCGGAACCGCCACGCTATTCCCGTCGCCGCGCGGAGCCGTCGGCGTGTACTGGCTCGAACTCGCCGGAGAGACCGACGCCTTCGCCGCCCGCGAGGCTGCGACCGCCGCCACCGGCGTCGACCTCGTCGCGCCGGGGATCGCGCACGCCGGCGGGATCGACTCCTCCCGCGTCCGTCGGCTCGCGTACACCCGCGCCGCGCACGAGGCGCTCGCCCGGACCGACGCCGACCTCGACGCCGCGGTCGCCGCGCTCCGGGCGGCGTCGATCGGTCGGTCGGGGAGCGTCGCGGTCCGCGCCCGCAACGTCCGGGGGACGGCAGACGTCTCGACGGCGGCCGCGGAGCGCGCGCTCGGCGGCGTCCTCGTCGACCGCGGGTTCGACGTCGACCTTGACGACCCCGACCACGTCCTCCGCGCGCTGTTCGCGGCCGGCCCGCGCGCCGACCACGACGCGGTGACCGGTGCCGACGGCGACGACGCCGACGTCTGCGCGCTGGGATGGGTCGCCGCGGAGGCCGACCGCGAGTTCGCGCCCGACCCCACCGACCGGCCCTTCTTCCAGCCGGGGAGCATGGCCCCGGCGGACGCCCGCGCCTACGCCAACCTCGCGGGCGCGGCCCCGGGACGGACCCTGCTCGACCCGATGTGCG belongs to Halorubrum sp. DM2 and includes:
- a CDS encoding methyltransferase domain-containing protein: MYWLELAGETDAFAAREAATAATGVDLVAPGIAHAGGIDSSRVRRLAYTRAAHEALARTDADLDAAVAALRAASIGRSGSVAVRARNVRGTADVSTAAAERALGGVLVDRGFDVDLDDPDHVLRALFAAGPRADHDAVTGADGDDADVCALGWVAAEADREFAPDPTDRPFFQPGSMAPADARAYANLAGAAPGRTLLDPMCGTGGLPLEAGLVGADAVACDAQAKMVRGARENFREYLGDDGSVDWHVARGDATALPLADDAVDGVAFDAPYGRQSKIARHELADLVAGALAEAARVAPRAVLVADRDWRGPAREAGWTVEAAFERRVHRSLTRHVLVLRRGDAEAGRPDATDLSADRE
- a CDS encoding TATA-box-binding protein — protein: MTADPKETITVENVVASTGIGQELDLQSVAMDLEGADYDPEQFPGLVYRTTDPKSAALIFRSGKIVCTGANSIEAVHGSLDIVFDALRALNIPIEDPEITVQNIVTSADLGKSLNLNAIAIGLGLEHIEYEPEQFPGLVYRLDEPEVVALLFGSGKVVVTGGTSPADAEAAVDVIVEELNGLGLLD
- a CDS encoding ATP-dependent DNA helicase gives rise to the protein MSESPHLRFFPYEEPYPNQREAMDRVANALDRGQDVLFEGAPGTGKTLSALVPALEHAREHDRTVVITTNVHQQMRQFVEDARAITDEEPIRAVVFKGKSSMCHIDVDYQECQTLRDTTREMVETENEVRELESRQRELLAESREGDASAAEAREAIMEELDELESEIDEYDAANVCEHYRNNLTRDTDEFFGWLFEDVRTPDDVYAYADERELCGYELLKEGMEGVDLVVCNYHHLLDPNIREQFFRWIDRDPSEIITVFDEAHNIEDAARDHATRTLTENTLDAALDEVADSDDSRAEPAENVLRAFRDALVETYEDGLGFGGVDENWEDVSIANDDRRDDLTLAFLRNYEGNGIDTETELAVQLGQAIDEEYDRRYRDGEATTRSESQTLAAARFVSTWMEDGTEFGQYPVVSVRRDAATDEVYGRAELYTCIPRNVTSELFDEVAASVLMSATLRPFDVTKDVLGLEDVASMAYGMGYPEANRRTFAADVPPLFASDRNDPETQAAVASLLRDAIRFTPGNTLAFFPSYAEAERYHERLAGAAGGSGVDVRDDAREPAECGPIYLDGPGEDEERLRSEFVADDGAALFTSLWGTLGEGVSFDGDDARTVVVVGVPYPHLSDRTEAVQDAYNRAFSDRDRARDPGWLYAVEIPTIRKTRQALGRVIRGPEDFGVRILADRRYTTADMGKYSVRSAFPPEEREELLDIDPEKLKFAMLNFYQDHDAYDGPPPSP